A stretch of Synechococcus sp. MIT S9220 DNA encodes these proteins:
- a CDS encoding class I SAM-dependent methyltransferase, which produces MAPSFTEIAYRTMQQGRSLAGLVHKELSTKVMEVVAPDVVPKTEPVPSEMMDALRQSLDELHQRDWQDSESGIYPQSLLFDIPWLEWAERYPRVWLDLPSNWARRRARDVKDIPDLANRDLYPDYYLQNFHHQTDGYLSDHSAELYDLQVDILFNGAADAMRRRILPSLQKGLKRFADRAPGSLRILDVATGTGRTLHQIRAALPHATLVGVDLSEAYLRQANRWLNQSNKPLVQLVQGNAERMPFDDAGFQAITCVFLFHELPADARQAVLQDCYRLLEPGGVLVLADSVQLKDSPQFDVAMDNFRRVFHEPYYRNFISDDIDQRLKDAGFSDVQAESHFMTRVWTATKIASPQHSDSLT; this is translated from the coding sequence ATGGCGCCCAGCTTCACTGAAATCGCTTACCGGACCATGCAACAGGGCCGCAGCCTTGCTGGCCTGGTCCACAAGGAACTGAGCACCAAAGTCATGGAAGTGGTGGCGCCTGATGTGGTGCCTAAAACGGAACCTGTTCCCAGCGAAATGATGGACGCGCTGCGTCAGTCGCTGGATGAGCTGCATCAGCGTGACTGGCAGGATTCTGAATCAGGGATTTACCCCCAGTCCCTGCTGTTTGATATCCCTTGGTTGGAATGGGCTGAACGCTATCCACGCGTGTGGCTGGACCTGCCTTCCAACTGGGCCAGAAGGCGTGCCAGAGACGTCAAGGACATTCCTGATCTGGCCAATCGCGATCTCTATCCCGACTATTACCTCCAGAATTTTCACCATCAAACCGATGGTTACCTCAGCGATCACTCCGCCGAGCTGTACGACCTTCAGGTCGACATCCTGTTCAATGGCGCAGCTGATGCCATGCGGCGCCGGATCCTCCCTTCACTGCAAAAAGGGTTGAAGCGATTTGCAGATCGTGCACCGGGAAGTCTGCGCATCCTTGATGTCGCAACCGGCACGGGCAGAACATTGCATCAGATTCGTGCTGCGCTGCCGCACGCCACTCTCGTGGGAGTGGACCTTTCCGAGGCCTATCTGCGCCAGGCCAATCGCTGGTTGAACCAATCCAACAAACCGCTGGTGCAGCTGGTTCAGGGAAACGCAGAGCGGATGCCTTTCGATGACGCTGGCTTCCAGGCCATCACCTGCGTGTTCCTGTTTCACGAACTGCCAGCCGATGCCCGGCAGGCAGTGCTTCAGGACTGTTACCGCCTGCTTGAGCCTGGCGGGGTTCTGGTTTTGGCCGATTCAGTGCAATTGAAGGATTCGCCACAGTTCGACGTTGCCATGGACAATTTCAGACGCGTTTTTCACGAGCCCTACTACCGCAATTTCATCAGCGATGACATTGACCAGCGCCTCAAAGATGCTGGCTTCAGTGATGTGCAAGCCGAATCTCATTTCATGACCAGGGTGTGGACAGCCACGAAGATTGCATCGCCTCAACACAGTGATTCCCTGACATAG
- a CDS encoding ATP-binding protein has protein sequence MFSRFLPSFRWADFILPSTFQLSPLMELLLEPVDCNETSCRLQLGLQEALVNAVRHGNAGDPRKCLRIRRILTPNWLIWQIQDEGDGLSSDARQGCLPDQVDANQGRGLFLMHQCFDDIRWSRRGNRVQLACRRPGSSQRAISAEGSQGLSALP, from the coding sequence ATGTTCAGCCGATTTCTACCTTCGTTTCGGTGGGCTGATTTCATCCTTCCGTCAACCTTTCAGCTCAGTCCATTGATGGAGCTGTTGCTGGAACCTGTTGACTGCAATGAGACCTCGTGTCGCTTGCAACTGGGTCTTCAGGAAGCCTTGGTCAATGCCGTGCGTCACGGCAACGCGGGAGACCCTCGCAAGTGCCTGCGGATCCGTCGGATTCTCACGCCGAATTGGTTGATTTGGCAGATCCAGGATGAAGGCGATGGTCTCTCGAGTGATGCCAGGCAGGGTTGTTTGCCGGATCAAGTCGATGCCAATCAAGGGCGTGGTCTGTTTCTGATGCATCAGTGTTTTGACGACATCCGCTGGAGCCGTCGAGGCAACAGGGTGCAGTTGGCCTGCCGCCGGCCTGGATCCAGTCAACGGGCCATCAGTGCCGAGGGCAGCCAGGGTCTTTCAGCTCTCCCCTGA
- a CDS encoding DUF6439 family protein, protein MSAKKWPEQAIEQALSLHQSLSISDREWHRLKADADRRGAELLAAALAQLLQNGRNHDVEALTQQALGWIRGELKDPGCPRH, encoded by the coding sequence GTGTCCGCGAAAAAATGGCCAGAACAGGCGATTGAACAGGCCTTGTCTCTGCATCAGAGCCTCAGTATCAGTGATCGTGAATGGCACAGACTCAAAGCCGATGCGGATCGACGCGGAGCAGAATTGCTGGCTGCGGCACTGGCGCAGCTGCTGCAAAACGGACGAAATCATGATGTGGAAGCCTTGACTCAGCAGGCTCTGGGCTGGATCAGGGGAGAGCTGAAAGACCCTGGCTGCCCTCGGCACTGA
- the psb28 gene encoding photosystem II reaction center protein Psb28, which translates to MAEGDKAAIQFFRGTDEPVVPDIRMTRSRDGRTGQAIFVFEEPQALAPETMEAIAGMWMVDEEGEMVTREVNGRFVNGKPFALEATYTWKSEADFERFMRFAQRYADSNGMGYSQNSGDNDSSEEGTDG; encoded by the coding sequence ATGGCTGAAGGCGACAAGGCGGCGATTCAGTTCTTCCGCGGCACAGACGAGCCCGTGGTTCCCGATATCCGCATGACGCGCAGCCGAGATGGTCGCACCGGGCAAGCCATCTTCGTCTTCGAAGAACCTCAGGCACTCGCACCGGAAACGATGGAAGCAATCGCCGGAATGTGGATGGTGGATGAAGAGGGTGAAATGGTGACCCGTGAAGTGAATGGCCGTTTCGTGAATGGCAAACCTTTTGCCCTGGAAGCGACCTACACCTGGAAAAGCGAAGCGGATTTCGAACGCTTCATGCGCTTTGCGCAACGTTATGCGGATTCCAACGGAATGGGTTATTCGCAGAACTCCGGCGACAATGACTCCAGCGAGGAAGGAACAGACGGGTGA
- a CDS encoding copper-binding protein, translating to MSNPFRIRWLRGWTFQIVFMEGKVQVEAQGFGICLRTALNPGESPTAAADRLVLAEDRRRRALYQAWIKGQALPSANEGQPHPEERLQDAPDSLVVVDSAAVAA from the coding sequence ATGTCGAATCCTTTTCGGATCCGCTGGTTGCGGGGATGGACCTTTCAGATCGTGTTCATGGAAGGCAAGGTTCAAGTTGAAGCTCAAGGTTTTGGGATCTGTCTGCGAACAGCACTGAATCCCGGTGAAAGCCCAACTGCTGCTGCGGATCGTCTAGTGCTCGCGGAGGATCGCCGTCGTCGTGCCCTTTATCAGGCCTGGATCAAAGGTCAAGCCCTGCCTTCCGCCAACGAAGGCCAGCCTCACCCAGAAGAGCGGCTTCAGGATGCACCGGATTCCCTTGTTGTGGTCGATAGCGCAGCAGTGGCAGCCTGA
- a CDS encoding GUN4 domain-containing protein produces the protein MLSGRPPSTQLGIDQLLDRLVSGSSRQKRSTASALEKVSEQLSGQADVALKAYSPEGDDWGAGWILQILQRHHPETLDAIPGVSGGWFQMPSSCGIDYSDLQRALLKEEFEEADRLTSCALRQLAGEQAVERGYVYFSEVPSIKPLDLTTIDRLWIAYSQGRFGFTVQSRLLSALGGRYDRLWPKIGWKNEGVWTRYPGSFQWCMDAPEGHMPLVNQLRGVRLMDALLQHPGLASRS, from the coding sequence ATGCTTTCCGGACGACCTCCCTCCACACAACTCGGCATTGATCAGTTGCTGGACCGACTGGTTTCGGGATCATCGCGTCAGAAGCGTTCCACGGCTTCAGCGCTGGAAAAGGTCTCAGAGCAGCTCTCAGGACAAGCAGATGTTGCCCTCAAGGCCTACTCCCCAGAGGGTGATGACTGGGGAGCGGGCTGGATCTTGCAGATTCTTCAGCGTCACCACCCCGAGACTCTGGACGCCATTCCAGGTGTCTCCGGCGGTTGGTTCCAGATGCCGTCGTCCTGCGGGATCGACTACTCAGATCTCCAACGTGCCTTGCTGAAGGAAGAGTTTGAGGAGGCTGATCGCCTCACCAGTTGCGCACTGCGTCAGCTGGCCGGTGAGCAGGCGGTGGAACGGGGATACGTGTATTTCAGCGAAGTCCCTTCGATCAAACCGCTGGATCTGACCACCATCGATAGGCTCTGGATCGCCTACTCCCAGGGACGTTTCGGATTTACGGTGCAATCTCGACTGCTCAGTGCACTCGGCGGTCGTTACGACAGGCTCTGGCCGAAGATCGGCTGGAAGAACGAGGGTGTCTGGACCCGTTATCCCGGCAGTTTTCAGTGGTGCATGGATGCACCAGAAGGACACATGCCATTGGTGAACCAGCTCAGGGGTGTCCGCTTGATGGATGCGCTTCTTCAGCATCCCGGTCTGGCGAGCAGGTCCTGA
- the mnmH gene encoding tRNA 2-selenouridine(34) synthase MnmH, whose protein sequence is MSGMGNCIVTGLNSFRTAQGTIVDVRTPSEFAQGHWPGAVNIPLFTDEQRHLVGLNYKQEGRLAAIQLGLKLCGPSLAELSIALTTAAAGPANPLRIYCWRGGMRSNSMGWLAGLSDHPVMVLEGGYKSYRRWVLECFEQTWPLRVLGGRTGTGKTDLLLELNQQGVGVIDLEGLANHRGSSFGNLGLPPQPTSEHYENKLAECLEVLRHTGVQEIWLEAESIQVGRCRIPKGLFDQMQTSPVLEIQRSDQERVERLVKVYSCHQRAELRQATERIQKRLGPQRTRQAIEAIDSQNWAVACEAMLDYYDSCYDRELERSPARSSVNLQGLTSEQAARLLLDQGHVIPGISN, encoded by the coding sequence ATGTCAGGCATGGGCAACTGCATCGTGACCGGTCTCAACAGCTTCCGCACGGCGCAGGGAACCATCGTGGATGTGAGAACACCCTCGGAATTTGCTCAAGGTCACTGGCCAGGCGCTGTCAACATCCCCCTGTTCACCGATGAACAGCGTCATCTGGTGGGCCTGAACTACAAGCAAGAGGGTCGACTCGCAGCGATCCAACTCGGTTTAAAGCTCTGCGGTCCCTCTCTGGCCGAGTTATCGATTGCACTCACAACGGCAGCTGCTGGACCCGCAAATCCCTTGAGGATCTACTGCTGGCGTGGAGGAATGCGGTCCAACAGCATGGGATGGCTGGCTGGCCTGAGCGATCACCCCGTCATGGTGCTGGAGGGGGGTTACAAGAGTTATCGCCGATGGGTGCTGGAGTGCTTCGAGCAGACTTGGCCCTTGCGGGTGCTCGGGGGCAGAACAGGGACTGGCAAAACGGACCTGCTGCTGGAGCTGAACCAACAGGGCGTTGGTGTGATCGATCTTGAGGGTCTCGCCAATCACCGCGGCAGCAGTTTCGGCAATCTGGGGCTGCCGCCTCAACCGACCAGCGAGCACTACGAAAACAAACTGGCGGAATGCCTGGAGGTTTTGCGCCACACAGGAGTGCAGGAGATCTGGCTAGAGGCCGAAAGCATCCAGGTCGGCCGCTGCAGGATTCCCAAAGGGCTGTTTGATCAGATGCAAACGTCTCCAGTCCTGGAAATCCAGCGCAGTGACCAAGAACGCGTGGAGCGACTTGTGAAGGTTTACTCGTGTCATCAGCGGGCCGAACTGCGGCAAGCCACAGAACGGATCCAGAAACGCCTTGGTCCTCAGCGCACACGACAGGCGATTGAAGCGATCGACTCCCAGAACTGGGCTGTGGCCTGTGAAGCCATGCTCGATTACTACGACAGCTGTTATGACCGTGAACTTGAGCGTTCACCAGCGAGATCCTCGGTGAATCTGCAGGGACTCACCAGCGAGCAAGCAGCCAGACTGCTTCTGGATCAAGGGCACGTCATCCCTGGGATCTCCAACTAA
- a CDS encoding AI-2E family transporter produces MKFQHWLGLAALLTSGLLLWSLREVLIHLFAAVVLAMAVCTLVGALRRRWTIQRPLALLICLLGLMLIVALAVAVIIPPFFSQFQQLLQQLPAAARELQQIVMGWVNHASSLVYGAGEATNGGARLVPGDLSSLPNSTALASGVSGGIKGLLGLASNLGSGLVQLVFVFAVALMVAIQPESYRNVAIQLVPSFYRRRAKTILLQCGEALSSWMIGVLISSLCVGLLAGIGLSLLGVKLVMANALLAGLLNVIPNVGPTLSTVFPMAVALLDDPWKAVAVLGLYVVIQNVESYVITPSVMQQQVNLLPGLTLTAQFIFTVLFGPLGLLMALPLAVVIQVLIREIVIHDLLDPWKKRRAAA; encoded by the coding sequence GTGAAATTTCAGCACTGGCTCGGACTTGCGGCGTTGCTGACGTCCGGGCTGTTGCTCTGGAGCCTCCGGGAAGTCCTGATTCATCTGTTCGCGGCTGTGGTTCTCGCCATGGCGGTCTGCACCTTGGTGGGTGCCCTGCGCAGGCGATGGACGATTCAGAGGCCGTTGGCCCTGTTGATCTGTCTGCTCGGTCTGATGTTGATCGTGGCCCTTGCAGTGGCCGTGATCATTCCGCCGTTCTTTAGCCAGTTTCAACAGCTGCTCCAACAGCTTCCTGCTGCGGCACGCGAGCTCCAACAGATCGTGATGGGCTGGGTCAACCATGCCTCATCACTTGTTTATGGAGCAGGTGAGGCAACGAATGGCGGAGCAAGGCTCGTTCCCGGCGACCTTTCATCACTCCCCAACAGCACGGCTCTAGCCTCCGGCGTGAGTGGTGGAATCAAGGGTTTGCTGGGTCTGGCCAGCAATCTCGGCAGCGGACTCGTTCAGCTGGTGTTCGTGTTCGCGGTGGCGCTGATGGTGGCGATCCAACCTGAGTCCTATCGCAATGTGGCCATTCAGTTAGTGCCTTCCTTCTACAGGAGGCGCGCCAAAACCATTCTTCTGCAGTGTGGAGAAGCTCTGAGCAGCTGGATGATCGGCGTGCTGATCAGTTCGCTTTGCGTGGGCTTACTGGCAGGGATCGGACTCTCTCTGCTTGGCGTGAAATTGGTGATGGCCAATGCCTTGCTGGCTGGCTTGCTCAACGTCATCCCCAATGTGGGGCCCACTCTCAGCACTGTGTTCCCGATGGCGGTGGCTCTGCTGGACGATCCCTGGAAGGCCGTTGCCGTGCTTGGGCTTTACGTAGTGATCCAGAACGTTGAAAGCTATGTGATCACTCCTTCAGTGATGCAACAGCAGGTGAACCTGCTTCCTGGACTCACACTGACGGCACAGTTCATTTTCACAGTTCTATTTGGACCCCTGGGTCTGTTGATGGCCCTGCCTCTGGCAGTGGTGATCCAAGTGCTGATCAGGGAAATCGTGA